From Anaerohalosphaera lusitana, one genomic window encodes:
- a CDS encoding glutamine--tRNA ligase/YqeY domain fusion protein yields MAESKNTTPENGEEPKRLDFVRTIIKEDLQAGKNDSRVHTRFPPEPNGYLHIGHAKSICLNFGIASEFPGGKCNLRFDDTNPIKEEAEYVNSIMEDVKWLGWDWEDRLYFASDYFEQMYQYAVELVKKGKAYVDDLTPEQIREYRGTLTEPGKESPYRDRTPEESLDLLERMRKGEFPDGTKVLRAKIDMSSPNLNMRDPVMYRVLHATHHRTGDKWCIYPMYDWAHGIEDSVEGITHSICTLEFENHRPLYDWFLDELGVHHPQQIEFARLNLTNTVMSKRKLLRLVQEGHVDGWDDPRMPTISGLRRRGYSPAAIRKFCKTIGVNKFNSTIDLALLEHCLREDLNEHSNRVMAVLDPLKVVITNYPEDEFDELDAINNPQDPDAGMRKVPFSREIYIERGDFMEEPPKKFFRLAPGREVRLRYAYFITCQDVVKDNEGNIVELHCTYDPATRGGDAPDGRKVKGTLHWVSAKHGLDAQVRLYENLFNKENPDDTEEGQDFTANINPDSLEVRTGCKVEPHLADVKPEQRFQFERIGYFCADKDGTKDRLVFNRTVGLRDTWAKKQKQAQKQAQNRKKQQQQKKKKKK; encoded by the coding sequence GTGGCAGAATCGAAGAATACGACTCCGGAAAACGGCGAAGAACCAAAACGCCTCGACTTCGTCCGCACTATAATAAAAGAGGATTTGCAAGCAGGCAAAAACGACAGCAGGGTTCACACCCGTTTCCCTCCGGAACCTAACGGCTACCTGCACATAGGACACGCAAAGAGCATATGCCTCAATTTCGGCATCGCCAGCGAGTTCCCCGGCGGCAAGTGCAACCTGCGTTTCGACGACACAAACCCAATCAAGGAAGAGGCCGAATACGTCAATTCCATCATGGAAGACGTGAAATGGCTCGGCTGGGACTGGGAAGATCGGCTGTACTTCGCATCGGACTACTTCGAGCAGATGTACCAGTACGCGGTCGAACTGGTCAAAAAAGGCAAGGCATACGTCGACGACCTCACGCCCGAGCAGATCCGCGAATACCGCGGCACCCTGACCGAGCCGGGCAAGGAAAGTCCCTATCGCGACCGCACACCCGAAGAAAGCCTCGACCTGCTCGAACGCATGCGCAAGGGCGAGTTCCCGGACGGCACAAAGGTTCTGCGTGCTAAGATAGATATGAGCTCGCCCAACCTGAACATGCGCGACCCGGTCATGTACCGCGTCCTTCATGCGACGCACCACCGCACCGGCGACAAGTGGTGCATCTATCCCATGTACGACTGGGCGCACGGTATCGAAGATTCCGTCGAGGGCATTACGCACTCGATATGTACGCTGGAATTCGAAAACCACCGCCCGCTCTACGACTGGTTCCTCGATGAGCTCGGCGTCCACCACCCGCAGCAGATCGAATTCGCCCGCCTTAATCTCACAAATACCGTCATGAGCAAGCGAAAACTGCTCAGGCTCGTACAGGAGGGCCACGTCGACGGCTGGGACGATCCGCGTATGCCGACCATAAGCGGGCTGCGAAGACGCGGCTATTCGCCCGCAGCCATCCGCAAATTCTGCAAAACTATCGGCGTGAACAAGTTCAACAGCACCATCGACCTGGCGCTGCTCGAACACTGTCTGCGCGAGGACCTCAACGAACATTCGAACCGCGTCATGGCCGTTCTCGACCCGCTCAAGGTCGTCATCACCAACTACCCCGAAGACGAATTCGACGAGCTCGATGCCATCAACAACCCACAGGACCCGGACGCGGGAATGCGAAAAGTACCCTTCTCACGCGAGATATACATCGAACGCGGTGACTTCATGGAAGAGCCGCCCAAAAAGTTCTTCCGCCTCGCGCCTGGCAGAGAAGTACGACTGCGATACGCATACTTCATCACCTGCCAGGACGTGGTCAAAGACAACGAAGGCAACATCGTCGAACTGCACTGCACATACGACCCTGCAACCCGCGGCGGCGACGCTCCGGACGGCCGAAAGGTCAAAGGAACGCTGCATTGGGTCTCAGCAAAGCACGGCCTCGATGCCCAAGTAAGGCTCTACGAAAACCTGTTCAACAAGGAAAACCCCGACGACACCGAAGAGGGCCAAGACTTCACCGCCAACATCAACCCGGACTCACTCGAGGTCCGCACCGGCTGCAAGGTCGAGCCCCACCTGGCGGATGTCAAACCCGAACAGCGGTTCCAGTTCGAGCGGATAGGATATTTCTGTGCGGACAAGGACGGCACGAAGGACCGCCTGGTCTTCAACCGAACGGTCGGCCTGCGTGACACCTGGGCCAAAAAGCAGAAGCAGGCCCAGAAACAGGCGCAAAACCGGAAGAAACAACAGCAGCAGAAGAAGAAAAAGAAGAAGTAG
- the gltX gene encoding glutamate--tRNA ligase, giving the protein MIVTRFAPSPTGYLHVGGARTALFNWLLARKTGGKFILRIEDTDIKRNTPTATQQVIDDLKWLGIDWDEGPEVDGPNGPYFQSQRLETYKKYIQQLLDAGMAYYCFDTPEELTAMRDKAAKEKRNFSYPRPEKFPTMEDVEQAKAEGRPVVVRFCMPDEDIVISDVIRGEVRFAPADMSDFIIQKSDGYPTYHFAVVVDDELMEVTHVMRGQEHLMNTPYHQALQKELGFRTPTYAHMSVTVSEGGGKLSKRERPKALRTAIKSKQDVDLEELAAAGGITVEELESFLKKKTTPDMPAINSMADALGVHLPEINVVDFFNSGYLPETLVNFLGLLGWSPGDDREIMPVSEQIECFDIKRLTKSNSLFDRKKLQSFNTEHIRMIDKDRLLEHFRAFLQAQDSPLLKASDEVLKRVLHATEGSRTLAEIEKKSKFIVLPNDEIEYDPKSVKKVLLKKDGLRMLGLVRERMAGLEEVTAENIETALRSLAEEQEVGLGKVAQPLRVALCGTTVSLPIFDSVDLLGMDNTLERIDLTLEKFKNE; this is encoded by the coding sequence ATGATAGTTACCAGATTCGCACCATCCCCAACCGGATATCTGCATGTAGGCGGAGCGAGAACGGCTCTGTTCAACTGGCTGCTGGCCCGCAAGACCGGCGGCAAATTCATACTGAGGATCGAGGATACGGACATAAAACGCAATACGCCCACGGCGACACAGCAGGTGATCGACGATCTGAAGTGGCTCGGGATCGACTGGGACGAGGGCCCGGAAGTCGACGGGCCGAACGGTCCGTATTTTCAGTCGCAGCGGTTGGAGACATATAAGAAGTATATCCAGCAGCTTCTGGATGCGGGAATGGCTTATTACTGTTTCGACACGCCGGAAGAGTTGACGGCAATGCGCGACAAGGCGGCTAAGGAAAAGCGGAATTTTTCCTATCCCCGTCCAGAAAAGTTCCCGACTATGGAAGATGTCGAGCAGGCAAAGGCCGAGGGCAGGCCGGTCGTGGTTCGGTTCTGCATGCCTGATGAGGATATCGTGATCAGCGACGTGATTCGCGGCGAAGTGCGATTCGCGCCGGCGGATATGAGCGATTTCATCATCCAGAAGTCCGACGGATACCCGACCTATCATTTTGCTGTGGTTGTGGACGATGAACTGATGGAGGTTACTCACGTAATGCGTGGTCAGGAGCACCTGATGAATACGCCTTACCATCAGGCGTTGCAGAAGGAGCTGGGGTTCAGAACGCCTACTTATGCTCACATGTCGGTGACCGTTAGCGAGGGCGGCGGCAAGCTGTCCAAGCGTGAAAGACCCAAGGCCCTTCGCACCGCGATCAAGTCGAAGCAGGATGTTGACCTGGAAGAACTGGCTGCAGCGGGCGGTATCACCGTCGAGGAGCTGGAGAGCTTTCTCAAGAAGAAGACCACGCCCGACATGCCTGCGATAAACAGCATGGCGGACGCGCTGGGCGTTCATCTGCCCGAGATCAACGTTGTTGATTTTTTCAATAGCGGCTATCTGCCCGAGACGCTGGTTAATTTTCTCGGGCTGCTCGGCTGGAGTCCCGGCGATGACCGCGAGATAATGCCGGTCAGCGAGCAGATAGAGTGCTTTGACATCAAACGTCTGACTAAGTCGAACAGCCTTTTCGACCGCAAAAAACTGCAGTCGTTCAACACCGAACACATCAGGATGATCGACAAGGACAGGCTGCTGGAGCATTTCAGGGCGTTTTTGCAGGCCCAGGATTCGCCGCTGCTCAAAGCCAGTGACGAGGTGCTCAAGCGGGTACTGCACGCTACCGAGGGCTCGAGAACGCTGGCGGAGATCGAAAAGAAGAGCAAATTCATTGTGCTGCCTAACGATGAGATTGAGTATGATCCCAAGTCTGTGAAGAAGGTACTGCTGAAAAAGGACGGACTGCGGATGCTCGGTCTGGTTCGCGAACGGATGGCTGGTCTGGAGGAAGTCACGGCTGAGAACATCGAGACGGCACTGCGGTCGCTGGCCGAGGAGCAGGAGGTTGGCCTGGGCAAGGTCGCCCAGCCGTTGCGGGTCGCTCTGTGCGGTACGACGGTGAGTCTGCCGATCTTCGATTCGGTGGATCTTCTGGGAATGGACAATACGCTCGAGCGGATCGATCTGACGCTCGAGAAATTCAAGAACGAATAA
- a CDS encoding PfkB family carbohydrate kinase, with protein sequence MSLLVTGSIGIDTVTTPFGVSEGCIGGSAVYFSMAASYFAPVRFLGVIGDDCPFDLRDAFRDKTVDLTGLETRPGSKTFRWKGSYHGDMNEANTEDVKLNVLGERPPLFPDTYRDTKYVFLANTAPSLQMELLENIDHPQFVAADTMNLWIENEREDLLELLDKIDMLILNEGEARLLTGQKNLVTAAQDILKMGPRVSIIKKGEHGSLMVDSNGDCFMLPAYPTTVVIDPTGAGDAFAGALMGYLAKIGKIDVMSIRNAMVYGTVAASFAIGDFSIHGIKAVELSRIEDRFDFLRKVTQF encoded by the coding sequence ATGTCATTATTAGTAACAGGTTCGATCGGTATAGACACGGTCACAACCCCGTTCGGCGTGAGTGAGGGCTGTATCGGAGGGTCGGCTGTATATTTCAGCATGGCTGCAAGCTATTTTGCGCCCGTGCGTTTTCTGGGCGTGATCGGCGACGACTGCCCCTTCGATCTTCGTGATGCTTTCAGGGATAAGACGGTTGATCTGACGGGGCTGGAAACCCGGCCCGGCAGTAAGACTTTCCGCTGGAAGGGCTCGTATCACGGCGATATGAACGAGGCGAATACCGAAGATGTCAAGCTGAACGTTCTCGGTGAGAGGCCGCCGTTGTTCCCGGATACTTACCGGGACACGAAGTATGTATTTCTGGCGAATACCGCTCCGTCGCTGCAGATGGAGCTGCTGGAGAACATCGACCATCCGCAGTTTGTGGCAGCGGATACAATGAACCTTTGGATCGAGAACGAGCGGGAGGATCTGCTGGAGCTGCTGGACAAAATAGACATGCTGATCCTGAATGAAGGTGAAGCGAGACTGCTGACGGGCCAGAAGAATCTGGTGACGGCTGCCCAGGACATTCTCAAGATGGGCCCGCGGGTTTCCATAATCAAAAAGGGCGAGCATGGTTCGCTGATGGTGGACAGCAACGGCGACTGTTTTATGCTTCCGGCGTATCCGACGACGGTGGTGATCGATCCGACCGGGGCGGGCGACGCTTTTGCCGGGGCGTTGATGGGGTATCTCGCAAAGATCGGCAAGATCGACGTTATGTCGATCCGCAATGCGATGGTGTACGGAACGGTGGCAGCGTCTTTCGCCATAGGCGATTTTTCGATTCACGGCATAAAAGCGGTCGAGCTTTCGAGGATCGAGGACAGATTTGATTTTCTGAGGAAAGTGACACAATTCTGA
- the thpR gene encoding RNA 2',3'-cyclic phosphodiesterase, which produces MRCFVAVDLESEVIDRLAAIQKDIAGRVDLGKGVKWVEPDCIHLTLKFLGEIRDEQVPEICRQVEQAAASFESFQLKVGRIGTFGRPARVLWAGIEKSEPLLKLQESIENAMVKAGFREENRRFSGHLTLCRIKNFSAGKKLQSVLKDYSDTDFGTSWVRSVCVYRSELTSKGPIYTPIMEIKLH; this is translated from the coding sequence ATGCGATGTTTTGTGGCAGTTGACCTTGAAAGCGAAGTGATCGACCGGCTGGCGGCAATCCAGAAGGATATCGCGGGGCGGGTTGATCTTGGCAAGGGCGTAAAGTGGGTGGAGCCGGACTGTATTCACCTGACGCTGAAGTTTCTGGGCGAGATCAGGGACGAACAGGTGCCCGAGATATGCAGGCAGGTGGAGCAGGCGGCGGCTTCGTTCGAATCGTTTCAGCTCAAAGTGGGCAGGATCGGCACTTTCGGCAGACCCGCTCGGGTGCTGTGGGCGGGGATCGAGAAATCCGAGCCGTTGCTGAAGCTGCAGGAATCCATCGAAAACGCGATGGTCAAGGCCGGTTTCCGAGAGGAAAATCGTCGGTTCAGCGGCCACCTGACGCTTTGCAGAATTAAAAATTTCAGCGCTGGAAAAAAGCTGCAATCCGTGTTAAAAGATTACAGCGACACTGATTTCGGCACATCATGGGTGCGTTCCGTATGCGTTTACCGGAGCGAACTGACCTCAAAAGGACCAATCTATACACCAATAATGGAAATCAAGCTGCATTAG
- the recA gene encoding recombinase RecA codes for MAKAKKTAKKKTTKSKAKASSATKKEAESPSNAALDRAISQIEKQYGSGSIMKMDEANIAQVEGIPTGALSLDLALGGRGIPRGRVCELFGPESSGKTTIALHAIANAQKKGGVAAFIDAEHALDTTWAKKLGVDISSLLVSQPDTGEQALDIAEMLVKSNAVDIIVVDSVAALVPAAEMQGEMGQSHVGLQARLMSQALRKLTGAISKSKTCLIFINQIRMKIGVMFGNPETTPGGNALKFYSSVRMDVRRVSTVKNSAGEAIANRVRTRVVKNKVAAPFKKAEFDLYFDSGISHESDLIDLGVECDVVQKSGAWFNYGDIRLGQGKDNAKNMLLENPDLVEEIEQKIFEAKGLEEQTPKKKEA; via the coding sequence ATGGCAAAAGCAAAGAAAACAGCAAAGAAAAAGACCACAAAATCAAAGGCAAAGGCGTCTTCGGCGACCAAAAAGGAAGCTGAATCTCCATCGAATGCGGCTCTTGACAGGGCGATATCGCAGATCGAGAAACAGTACGGCTCGGGCTCCATCATGAAGATGGACGAAGCCAATATCGCACAGGTTGAGGGTATACCCACCGGCGCGTTGTCGCTGGACCTGGCACTGGGCGGCAGGGGCATACCCCGCGGCAGGGTCTGCGAGCTGTTCGGGCCGGAGTCCTCCGGTAAGACGACGATCGCACTGCACGCGATAGCGAACGCACAAAAAAAGGGCGGCGTGGCAGCGTTTATCGATGCTGAGCACGCACTGGATACGACATGGGCGAAGAAGCTGGGCGTGGATATAAGTAGTCTGCTGGTCAGTCAGCCCGATACGGGTGAACAGGCACTGGATATCGCGGAGATGCTGGTCAAGTCCAACGCGGTAGACATTATCGTGGTAGACTCGGTAGCGGCACTGGTTCCTGCGGCGGAAATGCAGGGCGAGATGGGCCAGAGCCACGTTGGTCTGCAGGCACGTCTGATGAGCCAGGCGTTGCGTAAACTCACCGGCGCGATCTCGAAGAGTAAAACCTGCCTGATCTTCATCAACCAGATCCGCATGAAGATCGGCGTTATGTTCGGCAATCCCGAGACCACGCCCGGCGGTAACGCGTTGAAGTTCTACAGCTCGGTCCGGATGGACGTCCGTCGTGTGTCAACCGTCAAGAACTCTGCAGGCGAAGCGATCGCGAACCGTGTTCGTACCCGCGTGGTCAAGAACAAGGTCGCGGCACCGTTCAAGAAGGCGGAGTTCGATCTTTACTTCGACAGCGGCATAAGTCATGAGTCCGATCTGATCGATCTGGGCGTCGAGTGCGACGTGGTCCAGAAGAGCGGTGCGTGGTTCAACTACGGCGATATCAGGCTCGGCCAGGGCAAGGATAATGCGAAGAACATGCTGCTCGAAAACCCGGATCTCGTAGAAGAGATCGAACAGAAGATATTCGAAGCGAAGGGCCTGGAAGAACAGACCCCGAAGAAGAAAGAGGCTTAA
- the alaS gene encoding alanine--tRNA ligase, translated as MFTSKQIRSSFIDFFKDKGHKFVPSAPVVPTNDATLLFTNAGMNQFKDIFLGLSEPECSRAANSQKCIRVSGKHNDLEEVGLDTYHHTFFEMLGNWSFGDYFKEEAIAWAWELLTEVYGIDQDKLWATVFAGDAEDGSEPDVEAEELWAKLTPLPKERILRFDKKDNFWEMGDTGPCGPCSEIHIDLGPERCDKKHVPGHECAVNAGCARFIELWNLVFIQFNRQPDGKLLPLKAKYVDTGAGLERLTALLQNKHSNYDTDLFMPIIEAVQDITGHKYGSALESKTDNAFRVISDHIRSLTFSITDGVTPSNEGRGYVMRRILRRASRFARVLDAHEPFMYKLVDVIVENMGEAFPELVERKDFVKTVIKSEEESFGRTLDRGLEIFSVAASEAEESDKKTVSGENAFQLYDTYGFPLDLTELMARERGLKVDTDTFDELMEQQRARARAAQKTGSLAMDLSGVALPVTEDDAKYEHDSVETEVVGWIDRDGYKEAGVYSEKEETIALVLKETCFYAESGGQVGDAGLIVGDNGRFEVETTEKIANCVIHKGTLVSGSISVGDKVSATVDHSRNESKKNHTATHLLQWALREVLGKEAQQQGSLVCPEYLRFDFTWPKALTDEQIRQIDSIVRDKIVKSYPVGCKVLPIDQAKDLGAMALFSEKYGDEVRVVGVGVEDESQLADAFSLEFCGGTHVTNTSQIGGFKIVKEESISAGVRRITAMTGHALTDYLAQRSDIVDELTALLKTPAEQVTSRVQKLQEDNKKLAKDLKNAAKKGGTDTLAQADDMLKKGDKIGDTAVVVGSLDAATVDQARQAVDSLKKKAGSVAVLFGLEQDSKAILLAAMTDDLIKHGLKAGDLIKEVAPLVKGGGGGRPQMAQAGGKDPSGLPDAYEKAKEIIAAKLK; from the coding sequence GTGTTTACATCAAAGCAGATCAGAAGCTCGTTCATAGATTTTTTCAAGGACAAGGGACATAAGTTCGTACCTAGCGCACCGGTGGTTCCGACCAACGATGCTACGCTGTTGTTCACCAATGCGGGTATGAACCAGTTCAAGGACATATTCCTCGGTTTGAGTGAGCCGGAGTGCAGCAGGGCGGCCAATAGCCAGAAGTGTATCCGTGTCAGCGGCAAGCATAACGACCTTGAAGAGGTCGGCCTGGATACGTATCACCATACATTTTTTGAGATGCTCGGCAACTGGTCGTTCGGCGACTACTTTAAAGAAGAGGCGATCGCGTGGGCGTGGGAGCTGCTCACCGAAGTTTACGGCATAGACCAGGACAAACTCTGGGCGACGGTTTTCGCGGGTGACGCTGAGGACGGTTCTGAGCCGGACGTCGAGGCTGAAGAGCTTTGGGCGAAACTGACGCCGCTGCCGAAGGAACGCATTCTGCGTTTCGACAAGAAGGACAACTTCTGGGAGATGGGTGATACGGGGCCCTGCGGACCTTGCAGCGAGATACATATCGATCTCGGTCCCGAGCGGTGCGACAAGAAGCACGTGCCGGGTCATGAATGTGCGGTCAATGCGGGCTGTGCGCGATTTATCGAGCTGTGGAACCTGGTGTTCATACAGTTCAATAGGCAGCCGGACGGCAAGCTGCTGCCGCTCAAGGCGAAGTATGTCGATACGGGTGCGGGGCTGGAGCGTCTGACTGCGTTGCTGCAGAACAAGCACAGCAATTATGATACGGACCTGTTCATGCCGATCATCGAGGCTGTGCAGGACATCACGGGGCACAAGTACGGATCGGCGCTGGAGAGCAAGACCGACAATGCGTTTCGCGTGATCAGCGATCATATTCGTTCGCTGACGTTTTCGATTACGGACGGTGTCACGCCTTCCAACGAAGGGCGTGGTTATGTGATGCGCCGGATCCTGCGTCGGGCGTCGCGATTTGCACGGGTGCTCGATGCTCACGAGCCGTTTATGTATAAGCTGGTGGATGTGATCGTCGAGAATATGGGCGAGGCGTTTCCCGAGCTTGTTGAGCGTAAGGATTTTGTAAAAACGGTGATCAAGTCCGAGGAGGAAAGTTTCGGCAGGACACTTGACAGGGGCCTTGAGATATTTTCGGTGGCCGCCAGTGAAGCGGAGGAGTCCGATAAGAAAACGGTCAGCGGCGAGAACGCTTTCCAGCTTTACGATACGTATGGTTTCCCGCTTGACCTCACGGAGCTTATGGCACGCGAACGCGGGCTCAAGGTCGATACGGATACGTTCGACGAGCTCATGGAACAGCAGCGCGCACGCGCTAGAGCGGCTCAGAAGACCGGCTCGCTTGCTATGGACCTGAGCGGCGTCGCATTGCCCGTGACCGAGGACGATGCGAAATACGAGCACGACAGCGTCGAGACCGAAGTGGTCGGCTGGATCGACAGGGACGGCTACAAGGAGGCCGGCGTTTACTCCGAGAAGGAAGAGACGATCGCACTGGTGCTCAAGGAAACCTGCTTCTACGCTGAGTCAGGCGGGCAGGTTGGCGATGCGGGGCTGATCGTCGGTGATAACGGCAGGTTCGAAGTCGAGACCACCGAGAAGATCGCCAACTGTGTAATCCACAAGGGTACGCTCGTTTCGGGTTCGATCAGCGTGGGCGATAAGGTATCTGCGACCGTCGACCACAGCAGAAACGAGAGTAAGAAAAATCATACCGCGACGCATCTGCTTCAGTGGGCGTTGCGTGAGGTGCTCGGCAAAGAAGCCCAGCAGCAGGGCTCGCTGGTGTGTCCGGAGTATCTGCGTTTCGACTTTACCTGGCCCAAGGCCTTGACGGACGAGCAGATCAGGCAGATCGATTCGATAGTTCGCGACAAGATCGTCAAGAGCTACCCGGTCGGGTGCAAGGTCCTGCCGATCGATCAGGCGAAGGACCTGGGAGCGATGGCGCTTTTCAGCGAGAAGTACGGCGACGAAGTTCGCGTTGTCGGTGTGGGCGTGGAGGACGAATCGCAGCTTGCGGACGCATTCAGCCTCGAATTCTGCGGCGGCACCCACGTGACGAATACCTCGCAGATCGGCGGCTTCAAGATCGTCAAGGAAGAGAGCATCTCGGCAGGCGTCCGCAGGATCACGGCGATGACCGGCCATGCACTTACCGACTATCTCGCCCAGCGTAGCGATATCGTCGACGAACTGACCGCACTGCTAAAGACGCCTGCTGAGCAGGTTACCTCGCGGGTGCAGAAACTGCAGGAGGATAACAAGAAGCTCGCGAAGGATCTGAAAAACGCGGCGAAGAAGGGCGGTACGGATACGCTTGCCCAGGCGGACGATATGCTCAAGAAGGGCGATAAGATTGGCGACACGGCTGTTGTTGTCGGTTCGTTGGATGCCGCCACGGTCGACCAGGCACGTCAGGCAGTGGACAGCCTGAAGAAAAAGGCGGGCTCGGTTGCGGTCCTTTTCGGCCTCGAACAGGATTCGAAGGCGATCCTTCTGGCAGCCATGACGGACGATCTGATCAAGCATGGCCTCAAGGCAGGCGATCTGATCAAGGAAGTTGCGCCGCTGGTCAAGGGCGGCGGCGGAGGCAGGCCGCAGATGGCACAGGCGGGCGGCAAGGACCCGTCGGGACTCCCTGACGCATACGAAAAAGCTAAGGAAATCATCGCGGCTAAACTGAAATAG